From Citricoccus sp. SGAir0253, a single genomic window includes:
- a CDS encoding MFS transporter produces the protein MSITQTRQVESTDITPQDVRLATWICFFAWTFAVYDFVLFGNLLPQLASDLGWSAAQSTEVNTWVTAGTALVAFAIGPVVDRIGRRKGILVAVIGAAVASLLTAMVGWVAGITVGLGIVFLVLVRSLAGLGYAEQAINAAYLNEMFAHSHADPARARRRGLVYSLVQSGWPIGSVLAAGSVYLLFPVGGWQLCFIVAAVPAVFIVIAGRWLRESPQFARRREIDHLLAEGKEVEAQRLGVQHGIDVTAQASPLVSVFRGESLRSTLTIGGAFLLNWLGVLAFSILGTSLLSAPDGKDIAFDNALLILIISNATAFAGYLFHGWLGDRIGRRNAIGIGWILCAVSFFTMLQVPNGDFPLIVALYSAGLFFLIGPFSALLFFTGESFPVHTRATGSSIINAAGQVGAIIGGLLLTATLTAGAGWVNAAMWWGVVPILASGLLIFAARNVDPRTVRTD, from the coding sequence ATGTCCATCACCCAAACCCGGCAGGTCGAGTCCACCGACATCACCCCCCAGGACGTCCGCCTGGCCACCTGGATCTGTTTCTTCGCCTGGACCTTCGCGGTCTACGACTTCGTCCTCTTCGGCAACCTGTTGCCCCAGTTGGCCTCCGACCTCGGGTGGTCCGCCGCCCAGTCCACCGAGGTGAACACGTGGGTCACGGCGGGCACCGCGCTGGTGGCCTTCGCGATCGGCCCCGTGGTCGACCGGATCGGCCGCCGCAAGGGCATCCTCGTCGCGGTCATCGGGGCGGCGGTCGCCTCCCTGCTGACCGCCATGGTCGGCTGGGTCGCCGGCATCACCGTCGGACTGGGGATCGTCTTCCTCGTCCTCGTCCGCTCCCTCGCCGGCCTGGGCTACGCCGAACAGGCCATCAACGCGGCCTACCTCAACGAGATGTTCGCCCACAGCCACGCGGACCCGGCCAGGGCCCGGCGCCGCGGACTGGTGTACTCGCTCGTCCAGTCGGGCTGGCCGATCGGCTCCGTGCTCGCCGCCGGCTCGGTCTACCTGCTGTTCCCGGTCGGCGGGTGGCAACTGTGCTTCATCGTCGCCGCGGTCCCGGCCGTGTTCATCGTCATCGCCGGCCGCTGGCTGCGGGAGAGCCCCCAGTTCGCCCGCCGTCGGGAGATCGACCACCTGCTCGCCGAGGGCAAGGAGGTCGAGGCCCAGCGCCTCGGCGTGCAGCACGGGATCGACGTCACCGCCCAGGCCAGCCCCCTCGTCTCCGTGTTCCGCGGGGAATCGCTGCGGTCCACCCTCACGATCGGCGGCGCCTTCCTGCTGAACTGGCTCGGCGTGCTGGCCTTCTCCATCCTCGGCACCTCACTGCTGTCCGCGCCGGACGGCAAGGACATCGCCTTCGACAACGCGCTGCTGATCCTGATCATCTCCAACGCCACCGCCTTCGCCGGGTACCTGTTCCACGGCTGGCTCGGCGACCGGATCGGGCGGCGCAACGCGATCGGGATCGGCTGGATCCTGTGCGCGGTCTCCTTCTTCACCATGCTCCAGGTGCCCAACGGGGACTTCCCGCTGATCGTGGCCCTGTACAGCGCCGGACTGTTCTTCCTGATCGGCCCGTTCTCCGCCCTGCTGTTCTTCACCGGCGAGAGCTTCCCGGTCCACACCCGCGCCACGGGCAGCTCGATCATCAACGCCGCCGGCCAGGTCGGGGCCATCATCGGCGGCCTGCTGCTCACCGCCACCCTGACCGCCGGGGCGGGCTGGGTCAACGCGGCGATGTGGTGGGGCGTCGTCCCCATCCTGGCCTCGGGGCTGCTGATCTTCGCCGCCCGGAACGTCGATCCCCGGACCGTCCGCACCGACTGA